A stretch of the Solanum dulcamara chromosome 6, daSolDulc1.2, whole genome shotgun sequence genome encodes the following:
- the LOC129893053 gene encoding defensin D1-like, with protein sequence MAKHTIFLALLFCIFLVAATEIQMAEGKYCWKKSDKWNGPCQYSYKCSHHCKHYYGAKYGICKKYKPWGHKYYWAKYACYCYSPCHY encoded by the exons ATGGCAAAGCATACTATTTTTCTCGCCCTTCTCTTCTGCATCTTCCTTGTTGCTGCAACTG AAATACAAATGGCAGAAGGCAAATATTGTTGGAAAAAAAGTGACAAGTGGAATGGGCCTTGTCAATACTCTTACAAATGTAGTCATCATTGCAAGCACTACTATGGAGCTAAATATGGTATCTGTAAGAAGTACAAACCATGGGGTCACAAATATTACTGGGCAAAGTATGCTTGCTACTGCTACTCACCTtgccactactaa